The Diadema setosum chromosome 12, eeDiaSeto1, whole genome shotgun sequence genome has a segment encoding these proteins:
- the LOC140235950 gene encoding DNA damage-regulated autophagy modulator protein 2-like, with amino-acid sequence MPKKSEMKSRPLLGGLSWLPLSTGLLTILTCIVTYTIGVLTKHISPILPYVSDAGMHYPESSIFSLCMDVVVALLTATIVVRYLLLSDSVPKHPERLPQLRFMRVNKSSLVLGCLSAVGLAILSNFPEDKNLTVHLIGASLCFLFGVMYSFMHAWISFQTTELCSPYVCITRLALASFSAADLAMVILFGSGLRWYATAENPVLHYRQISAAFEWMLVVLLNIYFMTFWCEFRLIRITPRLYHWKGQSWESIEGASSIGSATPATESLNDEDLEAIQVKGKLMIKIPEDVEKGYYFTPGADVTPQSHHYDNVSDWASKNALYSSIITSSFSNSVLSELLEQSATSQFDDECRISFSHPICFSDLGNPDVMMKGGQPTLQSPVTCKEKSASSVSFWTF; translated from the exons GTATACTATTGGAGTGTTGACAAAACACATTAGTCCCATACTGCCCTATGTAAG TGATGCTGGCATGCACTACCCTGAGAGCAGTATCTTCAGTCTTTGTATGGATGTCGTGGTGGCATTGT TGACAGCCACCATAGTTGTGCGCTACTTGCTGTTATCAGACAGTGTACCCAAACACCCTGAGAGGCTTCCACAGCTCAGGTTCATGCGAGTCAATAAGTCCTCCCTCGTTCTTGGTTGTCTCTCTGCTGTGGGTCTTGCAATTTTATCCAATTTTCCA gaGGACAAGAATTTAACAGTACACCTGATCGGAGCATCACTGTGTTTCTTGTTTGGAGTCATGTACAGCTTCATGCATGCCTGGATCTCCTTCCAGACCACAGAGCTGTGTAGTCCGTACGTCTGCATCACTCGACTGGCTCTAGCCTCCTTCTCTGCTGCTGACTTAGCTATGG TAATACTCTTTGGTTCAGGTTTGAGATGGTACGCAACAGCTGAAAATCCG GTATTACACTACAGGCAAATAAGTGCTGCATTTGAATGGATGCTTGTAGTTCTCTTAAACATTTACTTCATGACATTTTGGTGTGAGTTTCGATTGATCCGAATCACACCCAGACTGTACCATTGGAAAGGCCAATCCTGggagtcaatagagggcgctaGTAGTATTGGGTCAGCAACACCAGCAACGGAATCCCTGAATGATGAGGATTTGGAG GCAATACAGGTTAAAGGAAAGCTCATGATAAAGATTCCTGAAGACGTGGAGAAAGGCTACTACTTCACACCAGGAGCAGATGTGACTCCTCAATCTCATCACTATGACAACGTCAGTGACTGGGCCTCAAAGAACGCCCTCTACAGTTCAATTATTACATCCTCCTTCAGTAACTCTGTGCTGAGTGAGCTTTTGGAGCAGAGCGCCACGTCCCAGTTTGATGATGAGTGTCGGATCTCTTTCTCCCATCCAATCTGCTTCTCAGACCTCGGTAATCCTGATGTGATGATGAAGGGTGGTCAGCCCACGCTACAGTCTCCAGTTACGTGTAAAGAGAAGAGCGCCAGCAGTGTCAGCTTCTGGACATTTTAG